In the Paramisgurnus dabryanus chromosome 5, PD_genome_1.1, whole genome shotgun sequence genome, one interval contains:
- the tal2 gene encoding T-cell acute lymphocytic leukemia protein 2, translating into MTRKVFTNTRERWRQHNVNTAFAELRKLIPTHPPEKKLSKNEILRLAMRYINFLVTLLEKQGGEPSAQSQVALLSLLAGNMQSLRTERSWTSDTDPPSPGSSCDSSEAW; encoded by the coding sequence ATGACCAGGAAGGTGTTCACCAACACTCGCGAGCGCTGGCGCCAACACAACGTCAACACAGCCTTCGCCGAGCTGAGGAAACTCATCCCCACCCATCCACCCGAGAAGAAGCTCAGCAAGAACGAGATCCTACGCCTGGCCATGCGCTACATCAACTTTCTGGTGACTCTGCTGGAGAAGCAGGGCGGAGAACCATCGGCACAGTCGCAGGTCGCGCTCCTGTCGCTGCTGGCGGGGAACATGCAGAGCCTGCGCACCGAACGCAGCTGGACCAGTGACACCGACCCGCCTTCGCCCGGGTCCAGCTGTGACAGCTCTGAAGCGTGGTAG
- the LOC135732706 gene encoding UDP-glucuronosyltransferase 2C1-like isoform X1, with product MRLVACFLFLCILGPAQCGNILVWFTEASHWINLKIVLDTLMDRGHNVTVLMPSASLFMDAKDSDRFTCQPFNVSVSEQDMHDHIENLMHFMMYEIDHLNLLQIHIKFYQVFSKDQDICLVYCDGVLKSPGLMEKLQHQRFDVMLADPIFSCSEIVAEVLNVPLVYTFRFSVFNTVERMCGQIPAPPSYVPGAVSKLTDKMSFTERIMNVLFYLSQDALARLLWRKFDNYYTEYLGRPSSYCEMMGKADIWLIRAYWDFEYPRPFLPNFKYIGGIHCTPAKPLPKDMEEFVESSGNDGIVVFSLGSMVNNMTKERSNTIASALAQIPQKVLWRYTGEKPETLGANTRIYKWIPQNDLLGHPKTRAFITHGGTNGIYEAIYHGVPMVGIPLFLDQPDNMAHIKAKGAAVIMDFNSMKTEDLVDGLNGVINNPLYKENAMRLSRIHHDRPMKPLDEAVFWIEFVMRNKGAKHLRVEAHNLTWYQYHCLDVFAFLFTIVTAVLYIFFKICKCLIIRYCFRSKQKSKRE from the exons ATGAGACTTGTAGCTTGTTTCCTTTTCTTGTGTATTTTGGGTCCTGCACAATGTGGTAATATTTTAGTGTGGTTCACTGAGGCAAGTCATTGGATAAATCTCAAAATTGTGTTGGATACGTTGATGGACAGAGGACACAACGTAACGGTGCTGATGCCCAGCGCTTCCCTTTTCATGGATGCCAAAGATTCGGATCGCTTCACGTGTCAGCCTTTTAACGTGTCCGTGAGCGAGCAGGACATGCACGATCACATTGAAAACCTCATGCATTTTATGATGTACGAGATCGATCATTTAAACCTACTGCAGATTCACATTAAATTCTACCAAGTTTTCTCCAAAGATCAAGATATTTGTCTTGTATACTGCGATGGTGTTTTGAAGTCTCCAGGGTTGATGGAGAAATTGCAGCATCAAAGGTTTGACGTCATGCTGGCCGACCCGATCTTCTCTTGCAGCGAGATTGTAGCTGAAGTTCTGAACGTTCCCTTGGTGTACACATTCAGATTCTCCGTCTTTAACACCGTAGAGAGGATGTGTGGTCAGATCCCAGCCCCACCATCATATGTACCCGGAGCAGTGAGTAAACTCACAGACAAGATGAGTTTTACGGAGCGAATCATGAATGTGCTCTTCTACCTTTCGCAAGATGCTTTGGCCAGACTTCTGTGGAGAAAGTTTGACAACTACTACACTGAATATTTAG GACGGCCCAGTTCCTATTGTGAGATGATGGGTAAAGCTGATATCTGGTTAATTAGAGCCTACTGGGACTTTGAGTATCCACGGCCATTCCTGCCCAACTTCAAATACATCGGAGGGATTCACTGCACCCCTGCCAAACCGTTACCCAAG GATATGGAGGAGTTTGTCGAGAGCTCAGGGAATGATGGGATAGTGGTGTTTTCTCTGGGATCCATGGTAAACAACATGACTAAAGAGAGGAGCAACACGATCGCCTCTGCACTGGCACAGATACCTCAGAAG GTCCTATGGAGATACACTGGAGAAAAGCCAGAAACTCTTGGGGCAAACACCAGAATCTATAAATGGATCCCTCAGAATGATCTATTGG GTCATCCTAAAACCAGAGCATTTATAACTCATGGAGGCACTAATGGTATATATGAAGCCATATATCACGGTGTACCGATGGTCGGCATCCCGTTGTTTCTTGATCAGCCTGATAACATGGCCCATATAAAAGCCAAAGGAGCGGCTGTTATCATGGACTTCAACAGTATGAAGACTGAAGATCTGGTGGATGGACTCAACGGCGTCATTAACAATCCCTT ATATAAAGAGAATGCTATGCGGTTATCCAGGATTCATCATGACAGACCGATGAAGCCTCTGGATGAAGCAGTTTTCTGGATTGAGTTTGTCATGCGTAATAAAGGTGCTAAACATCTGCGTGTTGAAGCTCATAATCTTACCTGGTATCAGTACCACTGTCTGGATGTGTTTGCTTTTCTATTCACTATTGTGACTGCAGTCCTCTACATCTTCTTTAAAATCTGTAAGTGCCTTATAATACGTTACTGTTTTAGATCAAAGCAGAAAAGCAAGAGGGAGTGA
- the LOC135732706 gene encoding UDP-glucuronosyltransferase 2C1-like isoform X2: MRLVACFLFLCILGPAQCGNILVWFTEASHWINLKIVLDTLMDRGHNVTVLMPSASLFMDAKDSDRFTCQPFNVSVSEQDMHDHIENLMHFMMYEIDHLNLLQIHIKFYQVFSKDQDICLVYCDGVLKSPGLMEKLQHQRFDVMLADPIFSCSEIVAEVLNVPLVYTFRFSVFNTVERMCGQIPAPPSYVPGAVSKLTDKMSFTERIMNVLFYLSQDALARLLWRKFDNYYTEYLGSHWINLKIVLETLVDRGHNVTILVPDAVMVMNVKESDPFNRVDFNMSISSKEMFAFIEEILQLSMNEIEKLNQIQFIIKYSQLASKNLDIGLSYCDGILKSPGLLDKLQQGKFDVLLSDPIIPCSDILAEKLNVPLVFTYRFSIANIVERMCGQTPAPPSYVPGAVSKRTDKMSFTERIMSLLFYLLQDAFAKIMWKTYDNYYTEYLGRPSSYCEMMGKADIWLIRSYWDLEYPRPFLPNFKYVGGIHCTPAKPLPKDMEEFVESSGDDGIVVFSLGSVVENMTEERSNMAASALAQIPQKVLWRYTGEKPETLGANTRIYKWIPQNDLLGHRKTRAFITHGGTNGIYEAIFHGVPMVGIPLFLDQPDNMAHIKAKGAAVIMDFNRMKTEDLVDGLNAVINNPLYKKNAMRLSRIHHDRPMKPLDEAVFWIEFVMRNKGAKHLRVEAHNLTWYQYHCLDVFAFLFTIVTVVLYIFFKICKCLIIRYCFRSKHKSKRE, encoded by the exons ATGAGACTTGTAGCTTGTTTCCTTTTCTTGTGTATTTTGGGTCCTGCACAATGTGGTAATATTTTAGTGTGGTTCACTGAGGCAAGTCATTGGATAAATCTCAAAATTGTGTTGGATACGTTGATGGACAGAGGACACAACGTAACGGTGCTGATGCCCAGCGCTTCCCTTTTCATGGATGCCAAAGATTCGGATCGCTTCACGTGTCAGCCTTTTAACGTGTCCGTGAGCGAGCAGGACATGCACGATCACATTGAAAACCTCATGCATTTTATGATGTACGAGATCGATCATTTAAACCTACTGCAGATTCACATTAAATTCTACCAAGTTTTCTCCAAAGATCAAGATATTTGTCTTGTATACTGCGATGGTGTTTTGAAGTCTCCAGGGTTGATGGAGAAATTGCAGCATCAAAGGTTTGACGTCATGCTGGCCGACCCGATCTTCTCTTGCAGCGAGATTGTAGCTGAAGTTCTGAACGTTCCCTTGGTGTACACATTCAGATTCTCCGTCTTTAACACCGTAGAGAGGATGTGTGGTCAGATCCCAGCCCCACCATCATATGTACCCGGAGCAGTGAGTAAACTCACAGACAAGATGAGTTTTACGGAGCGAATCATGAATGTGCTCTTCTACCTTTCGCAAGATGCTTTGGCCAGACTTCTGTGGAGAAAGTTTGACAACTACTACACTGAATATTTAG GCAGTCATTGGATTAATCTCAAGATTGTGTTGGAAACATTGGTGGACAGAGGACACAATGTTACCATTCTGGTACCTGATGCTGTGATGGTAATGAACGTCAAAGAGTCGGATCCTTTCAATCGTGTGGACTTTAATATGTCTATTTCTTCTAAGGAAATGTTTGCCTTTATTGAGGAAATACTGCAGTTATCGATGAATGAGATTgaaaaattaaatcaaatccAGTTCATAATAAAATACTCCCAGCTTGCCTCCAAAAATCTGGATATTGGTCTTTCATACTGCGACGGCATTCTGAAATCTCCAGGGTTGTTGGATAAATTGCAACAGGGGAAGTTTGATGTTCTTCTGTCCGACCCAATCATCCCATGCAGCGATATATTGGCTGAAAAGTTGAACGTTCCCTTGGTGTTCACGTATCGATTCTCCATCGCTAACATTGTAGAGCGTATGTGTGGTCAGACTCCAGCTCCACCATCATATGTACCCGGAGCAGTGAGTAAACGCACAGACAAGATGAGTTTTACAGAGCGAATCATGAGTTTGCTTTTTTACCTTTTGCAAGATGCTTTCGCCAAAATTATGTGGAAAACGTATGACAACTACTACACTGAATATTTAG GACGGCCCAGTTCCTATTGTGAGATGATGGGTAAAGCTGATATCTGGTTAATCAGATCCTACTGGGACTTAGAGTATCCACGGCCATTCCTGCCCAACTTCAAATACGTTGGTGGGATTCACTGCACCCCTGCCAAACCGTTACCCAAG GATATGGAGGAGTTTGTGGAGAGCTCAGGGGATGATGGGATAGTGGTGTTTTCTCTGGGGTCTGTGGTAGAAAACATGACTGAAGAGAGGAGCAACATGGCTGCGTCTGCACTGGCACAGATACCTCAGAAG GTCCTATGGAGATACACTGGAGAAAAGCCAGAAACTCTTGGAGCAAACACCAGAATCTATAAATGGATCCCTCAGAATGATCTATTGG GTCATCGTAAAACCAGAGCATTTATAACTCATGGAGGCACTAATGGTATATATGAAGCCATATTTCACGGTGTACCGATGGTTGGCATCCCGTTGTTTCTTGACCAGCCTGATAACATGGCCCATATAAAAGCCAAAGGAGCGGCTGTTATCATGGACTTCAACAGAATGAAGACTGAAGATCTGGTGGATGGACTCAACGCCGTCATTAACAATCCCTT ATATAAAAAGAATGCTATGCGGTTATCCAGGATTCATCATGACAGACCGATGAAGCCTCTGGATGAAGCAGTTTTCTGGATTGAGTTTGTCATGCGTAATAAAGGTGCTAAACATCTGCGTGTTGAAGCTCATAATCTTACCTGGTATCAGTACCACTGTCTGGATGTGTTTGCTTTTCTATTCACTATTGTGACTGTAGTCCTCTACATCTTCTTTAAAATCTGTAAGTGCCTTATAATACGTTACTGTTTTAGATCAAAGCACAAAAGCAAGAGGGAGTAA
- the shoc1 gene encoding protein shortage in chiasmata 1 ortholog: protein MMKNFLELPVPFQLLSNIYPHNGHLQDIKYRAPWSNKISTCKLHVTGSVMEDLMENTRFGDSLERFDVFQVQTGSGLEEVVPSSNPASQCSIGDTEALWHIDKVESSENRSTWDESFSPCTPDAFCFSCNDLTLPEDVIFADHLRFKSHLPSIHTMLQRLKVMTVSDPLLHLPVMPSEDLIFRHCASYTEVLDKVPDTAVTGEVTEVFIKERVLNEESLMLPVEVLMESVQRKEVSFSVAKLQDMLNLIPEPVEETDLQMEVSNDPVPCLGSEEDVLRCVRLNAGLLRPIVDKHKTGVEALQIKESSCTYDSFKEPNSPVALRVYTEMELDLVLSPCNDTLPDRFLSAEQLSAEQLSPVYKQHLLSDSECENMEKAVWMAEKHHECVAGFLLAEPQTVRPSIHYHTLPDLLMLLTVKREHVESNENMGQFYLTDITAVLPEPSFTDLSVYTENNHAAKIEALKNETFSPLSIMQIDEMLFAVHTALPRPDGSTTVQPNHPQTAETVQVDAEKTLKPFRTEHISCHAETTKETDCNTAQVKQQMSNPTSFKPTKPERCSEIQRNCSVTTCTSGEPLDISEMLEMFKSSPLRHKHTEVISTVTKPPEQRREGTTCKSVDRSKDRHVNSSAAKSHQSLDPFSSFIWLRTLQKSPIPTPQKSSPTSTEMNVSRSPRGKALPVLRVNAADKVLDTKNNVTATETRLPSEERPISRTIHVQATETQRNAYRELKMLGLPCLNKAHESGVSGLNNRDFDTLSPELTRFLLKQQERTLQTQQGGDCVLDDITLLHTLVSLKELLLKSDLHAAIDYLARVKTSCALNCLDELMKKFEVLLYLSQKRPEPDPKLLELQDQISTWINSHHDHNTKALVLTLNTGTTKVFAALSQVLGDSVYVLVPKEGNCKVTSREVMESLSMSRCFVLCRQNIGPDFPWQCFILVFEIHCVDHSPFSSVCSERKITYISFSTAVPEFKDGNTASYLDSIPFVLFVTDGLLKRSRIQRALETTYDMTLLERKHPPCAQKLGGADYDVITVDENTAVLIQEVSELEMEKASYRVVMRLSALSLQFTRCWLILHCDESHRALISSSVYLNLVHIYSSFVLFGHKSKKFDVKVLLVCEEEEIARYIYQICLHTLMSSDRDALSWLDRDWLSVQPTEAEHCLLQFPCINPLVAQLMLTRAPSLQWLLRASLVELQEMLSQVPHKVIKIFSDITAKHNMKMAASECENKASLQTNIFDHHHPQTDACHSQQPVYFTESLSGQQEDKMPVSRFGDLIGQCLCRQEDHISDQAQASTNSHTQLKMGLFSQDSASLNVWQTQDERCIHSNPDLVPKQAAVLSSPQVPDSRNSVFEVSCRRQSQTHWRSPENITDQKTAERKRPRTEDVHTVFPHHKRGKLLCEKVPGRNDGQTRLRFF, encoded by the exons AATGGAAGACTTAATGGAAAACACACGTTTTGGTGACAGTTTGGAAAG ATTCGATGTGTTCCAGGTGCAGACAGGAAGTGGACTAGAGGAAGTGGTACCCAGCTCTAACCCCGCCTCTCAGTGCAGTATTGGCGATACAGAAGCGCTCTGGCATATAGATAAAGTTGAGAGCAGTGAAAACAGATCAACATGGGATGAAAGTTTTAGTCCATGCACGCCAGATGCCTTCTGCTTCAGTTGTAATG ATCTCACTCTGCCAGAGGACGTGATATTCGCTGACCATCTGAGGTTCAAAAGCCACCTGCCTTCAATTCACACAATGCTGCAGAGGCTAAAGGTCATGACTGTGTCAGATCCTTTGCTCCATTTACCAGTAATGCCTTCAGAAGATCTCATTTTTAG ACATTGTGCCTCGTACACTGAAGTTTTAGACAAAGTTCCTGATACCGCAGTGACTGGAGAAGTTACAGAGGTGTTTATCAAAGAGAGAGTACTGAACGAGGAG TCACTAATGTTACCTGTAGAAGTCCTTATGGAATCTGTACAGAGAAAAGAGGTCAGTTTTTCAGTCGCAAAGCTGCAAGACATGCTAAATCTAATTCCAGAACCAGTGGAAGAGACTGACCTTCAAATGGAAG TGTCTAATGACCCTGTGCCTTGTCTTGGTTCTGAGGAAGATGTGTTAAGATGTGTTCGACTTAATGCCGGGCTGCTTAGACCTATCG TTGATAAACACAAGACTGGAGTGGAGGCTCTGCAAATTAAAGAAAGCAGCTGTACTTATGATTCCTTTAAAGAGCCAAACTCTCCAG TTGCTTTGAGGGTGTACACTGAAATGGAATTGGATCTGGTTCTTTCACCGTGTAATGATACGCTACCAGACCGGTTTCTGTCCGCCGAGCAGCTATCAGCTGAACAGCTGTCACCAGTTTATAAGCA GCATTTGTTGTCAGACAGTGAATGTGAAAATATGGAAAAAGCTGTTTGGATGGCAGAGAAACATCACGAGTGTGTGGCTGGATTTTTACTTGCTG AACCGCAGACGGTTAGGCCTTCGATTCACTATCACACACTCCCTGATCTTCTCATGCTCTTGACGGTGAAGAGGGAACATGTCGAATCCAACGAGAACATGGGCCAGTTTTACCTCACTGACATCACAGCGGTACTTCCAGAGCCGAGCTTTACAGATCTCTCTGTTTATACCGAAAACAACCACGCAGCCAAGATTGAGGCACTTAAGAATGAAACATTCTCTCCATTGTCCATCATGCAAATAGATG AGATGCTGTTTGCTGTACATACAG CCCTGCCACGTCCAGACGGTTCCACCACAGTCCAGCCGAACCATCCACAGACAGCAGAAACTGTACAGGTAGATGCAGAGAAGACTCTGAAGCCCTTTAGAACGGAGCACATATCTTGCCACGCAGAAACCACCAAAGAAACCGACTGTAACACAGCACAAGTAAAGCAGCAGATGTCTAATCCAACCTCCTTTAAACCCACAAAACCAGAAAGATGCTCTGAGATTCAGAGAAATTGCTCTGTAACCACGTGTACTTCAGGAGAGCCACTCGACATTTCTGAAATGCTTGAGATGTTTAAATCATCTCCATTGAGGCATAAACATACTGAAGTGATATCAACTGTGACCAAACCTCCCGAGCAAAGAAGAGAAGGAACTACCTGTAAATCAGTAGACCGTTCGAAAGACAGACATGTTAATAGTTCAGCTGCCAAATCTCACCAGAGCCTGGAccctttttcttcttttatttggCTAAGAACTTTGCAGAAAAGTCCAATCCCAACACCTCAAAAGAGCAGTCCAACATCTACAG AGATGAATGTGAGTCGGAGTCCTAGAGGAAAGGCTTTGCCCGTCCTGAGAGTGAATGCAGCAGATAAAGTCTTGGATACAAAAAACAATGTTACAGCCACAGAGACAAGATTACCCAGTGAAGAGAGACCCATCAGCAGGACCATACACGTCCAAGCCACAG AAACTCAGAGAAACGCGTACAGGGAGTTGAAAATGTTGGGTCTGCCATGTCTAAACAAAGCGCACGAGTCTGGCGTATCCGGTTTGAACAACAGAGATTTTGATACTCTCTCACCTGAACTCACGCGGTTCCTTCTGAAGCAACAAGAGAGAACGCTTCAGACACAACAGG GTGGGGACTGTGTGCTTGATGACATCACgctgctgcatactcttgtctcACTGAAGGAACTTCTGCTTAAAAGTGACCTTCACGCGGCCATTG ATTACCTGGCTCGAGTAAAGACCTCCTGTGCTCTGAACTGTCTGGATGAGCTGATGAAGAAGTTTGAGGTGTTGCTGTATCTCAGTCAGAAGAGACCAGAGCCTGACCCGAAACTGCTGGAGCTCCAGGATCAAATTAGCACATGGATAAACTCTCATCATGACCACAACACCAAA GCTCTAGTTTTGACGTTGAACACTGGAACCACAAAAGTGTTCGCAGCTCTCAGCCAGGTATTAG GTGACTCTGTGTATGTCCTGGTTCCTAAAGAAGGAAACTGTAAAGTTACGAGCAGAGAAGTGATGGAAAG TCTTTCCATGAGCAGGTGTTTTGTGTTGTGCCGTCAGAATATTGGTCCTGATTTCCCATGGCAGTGTTTCATCCTGGTGTTTGAGATTCACTGTGTGGATCACTCACCTTTCAGCAGTGTGTGTTCAGAGAGAAAAATCACATACATCTCTTTCAGCACGGCTGTGCCTGAGTTTA AAGACGGCAACACTGCGTCATATCTGGACTCAATTCCATTTGTGCTGTTTGTCACTGATGGTTTACTGAAACGCTCGAGGATTCAGCGTGCTCTGGAGACGAC GTATGATATGACCCTGCTGGAGAGGAAACACCCTCCTTGTGCACAGAAGCTGGGTGGAGCCGATTATGATGTCATCACTGTGGATGAGAACACTGCCGTGCTAATCCAg GAAGTGAGCGAGCTGGAGATGGAAAAAGCATCTTATCGTGTGGTCATGAGACTGTCCGCTTTGTCTCTGCAGTTCACGCGCTGCTGGCTCATCCTTCACTGCGATGAGAGTCACAGAGCACT GATTTCCAGCAGCGTCTATTTAAATCTTGTTCATATCTACTCATCATTTGTGCTGTTCGGACACAAGTCTAAGAAATTTGATGTCAAG GTGTTACTAGTGTGTGAGGAAGAAGAAATAGCTAGATACATCTATCAGATCTGTCTGCATACGCTGATGAGTTCAGACAGAGATGCTCTCAGCTGGTTGGATAGAGACTGGCTCAGTGTGCAGCCCACAGAG gCTGAGCATTGCCTGCTGCAGTTTCCCTGTATCAATCCTCTGGTAGCTCAGCTGATGTTGACGAGAGCTCCGTCCCTCCAGTGGCTCCTGCGAGCTTCTCTTGTTGAGCTACAAGAAATGTTATCACAAGTTCCTCACAAAGTCATAAAG ATCTTCAGTGACATAACAGCTAAGCACAATATGAAGATGGCTGCATCAGAGTGTGAAAATAAAGCTTCCTTGCAGACAAACATCTTCGATCATCATCATCCACAGACAGATGCCTGTCACTCACAACAGCCTGTATACTTCACAGAGTCTCTGTCTGGGCAGCAGGAGGATAAAATGCCTGTCAGCCGGTTTGGCGATCTGATTGGTCAGTGTCTGTGTAGACAGGAGGATCACATTTCAG ATCAAGCTCAGGCTTCAACAAACTCACACACACAGTTAAAGATGGGTCTGTTCAGCCAGGACTCAGCTTCACTGAATGTCTGGCAGACACAGGATGAAAGATGCATTCATTCGAACCCAGATCTAGTGCCAAAACAAGCTGCTGTCCTCTCAAGCCCTCAGGTGCCGGACTCCAGGAACAGCGTATTTGAAGTGAGCTGTAGACGGCAGAGTCAGACTCACTGGAGATCACCTGAGAACATCACTGATCAGAAGACAGCAGAAAGAAAGAGACCGAGGACTGAAGATGTGCACACtg TGTTCCCACATCATAAGAGAGGAAAACTGCTTTGTGAGAAAGTTCCAGGCAGAAACGACGGACAGACCAGACTGAGGTTTTTCTga